A genomic region of Nostoc commune NIES-4072 contains the following coding sequences:
- a CDS encoding relaxase/mobilization nuclease domain-containing protein: MITKVKANKSFRGTTKYVLEKEKAKIIGGNMYGRSTNELVEQFTLSAHLNPQLKDPCYHLMLSVPKNDRTLNDDELANLSQRHLASVIVLSRLQGDEAQVKQPEKRIADTKLKELVDDFIETELPAYDFFIARHSDKEHDHTHIVASRVNNLDGKSIRTWNNYAHSEHSARLLEREFQLTPVQSSWESKQKAMTRNQLERVGSLGLPGEEIMRRAIEQVAADKPTMPQLIEQLWREHQVKAIVSYYGHGGVRGIKFGIDIGSVNEDGSPRLLWKQGGNLNKYKYSFTKLQTELGINYDSLRDDSEIKRLNNFLEFVDNNQVNQQIISTTLPKEAQAIAETKHQIDPAKSDAEQRASSELINTISNFIEQSAVDNALVETLPQLAEQLSQYNQQLSAGRTAFDELSSAITQELQSHTEKKAILSISDYIEQSTVESALTEAVLELTQQLSQYKEELVTAKTTFNDLDAVLATELQSYTEKRAISSISDYIEQSTVESALTEAVLELTQQLSQYKEELVTAKATFNDLDAVLATELKSYLEKKAILSISDYIEQSTVESALTEAVLELTQRLSQYKEQLSAGRTTFDDLELVINTELQSHIEKKAILSISDYVEQSTVESALTETVLELTQQLSQNQQQLSAGRTIFDDLEAAIVYLEQLHRSQKTVDAIALNQTPTITTDKPKLKEELSAELYEYYSADLQNLLVTDRDKKVAIRALKDDKAALDVEEILQASPAGWTQDEARELVLIASNQLATQKSEPEQSLTKKQRIESEFLAMAVPIAVKLINWQLRESGSNSLRFKRATLEKQDKELVFTHDERGEIFRVAVNRNQSGELEYSPIYIGSVEREDIQLWQKAERVLQQIISEALRQERRQTKGISL; encoded by the coding sequence ATGATTACCAAAGTCAAGGCTAACAAATCATTTCGTGGCACTACGAAATATGTGCTTGAGAAAGAGAAAGCCAAAATCATTGGCGGGAATATGTACGGGAGAAGTACCAATGAACTGGTAGAGCAGTTTACCCTATCAGCCCACCTTAACCCCCAGCTAAAAGACCCATGCTATCACTTAATGCTTAGTGTACCGAAAAATGATAGAACGCTAAATGATGACGAATTAGCTAATCTATCCCAACGTCACTTGGCATCGGTCATTGTACTATCGCGGCTTCAGGGTGATGAAGCTCAAGTTAAACAGCCTGAGAAAAGGATAGCTGACACCAAACTAAAAGAGCTAGTTGATGACTTTATAGAAACTGAACTACCAGCTTATGACTTCTTCATAGCGCGGCACTCTGATAAAGAACACGACCACACCCACATTGTTGCATCTAGAGTTAATAACCTAGATGGTAAATCTATTCGTACCTGGAACAATTACGCCCATTCGGAACACTCCGCCCGACTGCTAGAGCGAGAATTTCAGCTAACCCCAGTCCAAAGTAGTTGGGAGAGTAAGCAAAAGGCTATGACTCGGAATCAACTGGAACGAGTCGGGAGTTTGGGACTTCCAGGCGAAGAAATAATGCGACGGGCGATTGAGCAAGTGGCAGCAGATAAACCCACAATGCCCCAGCTAATTGAGCAGTTATGGAGAGAGCATCAAGTCAAAGCTATCGTTAGTTATTACGGTCACGGTGGGGTAAGAGGTATCAAGTTTGGTATTGATATTGGCTCAGTTAATGAAGATGGTAGCCCTCGTTTGCTCTGGAAACAGGGAGGGAATCTCAATAAATATAAGTATTCATTTACAAAGCTTCAGACAGAATTGGGGATAAATTATGACTCCTTACGGGACGATAGCGAGATTAAACGCTTAAATAATTTCTTAGAATTTGTAGATAATAACCAAGTTAATCAACAAATAATATCAACCACATTACCTAAAGAAGCTCAAGCTATAGCCGAAACTAAACACCAGATAGACCCAGCTAAATCAGATGCAGAACAACGAGCAAGTTCAGAACTCATAAATACAATCTCTAACTTTATTGAACAGTCAGCAGTTGATAATGCCTTGGTTGAAACGTTACCACAATTAGCAGAACAACTCTCTCAATATAACCAGCAGTTATCAGCAGGTAGAACCGCATTCGACGAGCTATCATCGGCGATTACTCAAGAGTTACAATCCCATACAGAGAAGAAAGCTATCTTATCAATCTCTGATTATATTGAGCAATCAACTGTCGAGTCAGCCTTAACTGAAGCAGTATTAGAATTAACGCAACAACTTTCTCAATACAAAGAGGAACTCGTTACAGCTAAAACTACATTCAATGACCTGGATGCAGTGCTTGCAACTGAGTTACAATCCTATACAGAGAAGAGAGCTATTTCATCAATTTCTGATTACATTGAGCAATCAACTGTTGAATCAGCATTAACTGAAGCAGTATTAGAATTAACGCAACAACTTTCTCAATACAAAGAGGAACTTGTTACAGCTAAAGCTACATTTAATGACCTGGATGCAGTGCTTGCGACTGAGTTAAAATCATATCTAGAGAAGAAAGCTATCTTATCAATTTCTGATTATATTGAGCAATCAACTGTCGAGTCAGCCTTAACTGAAGCAGTATTAGAATTAACGCAACGACTTTCTCAATACAAAGAGCAGCTATCAGCAGGTAGAACCACATTTGACGACCTCGAATTGGTGATTAATACTGAGTTACAATCCCATATAGAGAAGAAAGCTATCTTATCAATTTCTGATTACGTTGAGCAATCGACTGTTGAATCTGCCTTAACTGAAACAGTATTAGAATTAACACAACAACTTTCTCAAAATCAGCAGCAGCTATCAGCCGGAAGAACCATATTCGACGACCTGGAAGCAGCGATTGTTTATTTGGAGCAACTCCATAGATCGCAAAAAACAGTAGACGCAATTGCTCTTAATCAAACTCCAACTATAACCACAGATAAACCAAAGCTAAAAGAAGAACTTTCAGCCGAGTTATATGAGTATTACAGCGCCGACTTGCAAAACTTATTAGTGACTGACCGAGATAAAAAAGTTGCTATACGGGCGCTCAAAGATGATAAAGCAGCTCTTGATGTTGAAGAAATTCTCCAAGCCAGTCCAGCCGGATGGACACAAGATGAAGCTAGAGAATTGGTACTTATCGCTAGCAATCAACTGGCAACTCAAAAGTCAGAACCAGAACAGTCACTCACAAAAAAGCAGCGTATTGAGTCGGAATTCTTAGCTATGGCTGTGCCTATTGCTGTTAAATTAATCAACTGGCAGCTAAGAGAAAGTGGCTCAAATAGCCTTAGATTTAAACGTGCCACTCTGGAGAAGCAGGATAAAGAGTTGGTATTTACCCATGATGAACGAGGTGAAATTTTTCGAGTGGCAGTCAACCGAAACCAGTCAGGTGAGCTTGAGTATTCACCTATTTATATTGGGTCAGTAGAAAGAGAAGATATTCAGCTTTGGCAAAAAGCAGAACGTGTATTGCAACAAATAATATCAGAGGCTCTTCGACAAGAAAGAAGACAGACTAAAGGTATCTCTCTCTAA
- a CDS encoding plasmid mobilization protein has product MQADPRTNLSNQLADTLTNRSVSPDEKRELTITFRASYAEKARLEQRCSGVVQSDYIRARLFDYPLPHPKLVIPEVNRQAIYELKKIGNNLNQQTRAINEAVKIDSQPLTNEVKSYLKTLEELTTLLEHTRQSLTQPTVEGQRNDYQSQG; this is encoded by the coding sequence ATGCAAGCCGATCCTCGTACCAATCTCAGTAATCAACTAGCTGACACATTAACCAATCGGTCAGTATCACCAGATGAAAAGCGAGAACTAACCATCACATTTAGGGCTAGCTATGCCGAGAAAGCTAGACTAGAGCAGCGTTGCAGTGGAGTGGTGCAAAGTGACTATATCAGAGCAAGATTATTTGATTACCCTCTACCACATCCTAAATTAGTCATTCCCGAAGTTAACCGACAGGCTATATACGAGCTAAAGAAGATTGGGAACAACCTGAATCAGCAAACTAGGGCTATCAACGAAGCTGTGAAAATTGATAGCCAACCGTTGACTAACGAGGTCAAATCATATCTGAAAACTCTTGAAGAACTGACAACACTTTTAGAGCATACTCGCCAATCACTCACTCAACCTACGGTAGAGGGACAGCGCAATGATTACCAAAGTCAAGGCTAA
- a CDS encoding DUF3854 domain-containing protein: protein MKTIQTTAILTANRLTDRHYKECVTNRGLCPEWIAVNCRSMEIKEATQRLGYTALSAGIWLSGSNGFGQYRPNKPWKSPDEKKAPKYRTATREEYDAMLPRHPHNPGYWKDLEALKALCYHINGHPCLLLSEGLFKAIAGCSNGFPTVALAGVEQGLTSASNDPQGKRFLVDTLEFLARNGFGWIIAFDADECAKANKNVIAAQRKLACQLAKFKVPVYIATGLWSAAEGKGMDDYIQSNGGDAFRDKVLRLAVNFETWERQFKEDDSDNKTLSESVFAAQIAEDYRARLAWHVANKAWYWYEAENKRGVWGEIPVEEAMSIVLTELETRTRHFSSKFVNGVLTLLKAKLRVNHWEVRKGFICLQDCVLDVNTLKEYPHEPGYRMLSQLPFKWADRSVGCETVKEWLLEACEGKADWVQVIRAGINATVTERGGELQRFMELVGAGGTGKGTLLRLVQALLGRENYAITELKQLEQNRFETAALYGKKAVFITDSERYTGDVSTLKKLTGDDELRHEKKGIQQTGSFRFSGVVWIAANEIIQSSDYTNALARRRLSMPFERVVPQNERRPLEKEFQPYLPGVLQWVLEMPAKDVAAYVGDTNKLVPSLASFSTEVLLSTNPLADWANDCLYYDLNAQTQIGDNGQSAELFLYPNYCEWAQRNSHGIMTKQRFSAILLNLLKSQLNINAAKVRNKKGRFITKIAIRQPGHDFPLLVSEKDADLNADLSKSSANPVLTEMLTESVDSADFQGGADLLAHSNAVDTTNQHYLMNTTSSQNQEDKPAQSAHPAPARVSASTHASTTQKEVSTTQRIIEAWEDKSALGEIVLSLDSAELQQITKGFSPERLQYIKDAANTVWRLGADSQADYNGELVYIWECGQSNDVRIGTKQKPGARVRRAHLRPWLDI from the coding sequence GTGAAAACAATACAGACAACTGCAATCCTGACCGCTAATAGACTTACAGACAGACATTATAAAGAGTGCGTAACAAACCGGGGCTTGTGTCCAGAGTGGATAGCTGTTAACTGTCGCTCAATGGAAATCAAAGAAGCGACCCAGCGCTTAGGATACACAGCGCTTTCTGCTGGCATCTGGCTATCCGGAAGCAACGGTTTTGGGCAGTACCGCCCTAACAAGCCCTGGAAAAGCCCAGACGAGAAGAAAGCGCCCAAATATCGGACAGCAACTAGGGAAGAATATGACGCAATGCTACCCCGTCATCCTCATAATCCAGGCTACTGGAAGGATTTAGAGGCACTCAAAGCACTTTGCTATCACATAAACGGTCATCCCTGCTTACTTCTCTCTGAGGGGCTATTTAAGGCGATCGCCGGCTGTTCTAACGGATTCCCCACAGTAGCCCTCGCTGGTGTTGAGCAAGGGCTAACATCCGCTTCTAACGACCCGCAGGGGAAACGTTTCTTAGTTGATACCCTAGAATTTTTAGCCCGTAATGGCTTTGGATGGATTATTGCATTTGATGCAGACGAATGCGCCAAGGCTAACAAAAATGTGATTGCAGCACAGAGAAAACTGGCTTGTCAATTAGCTAAGTTTAAAGTGCCTGTGTACATTGCCACGGGCTTATGGAGTGCAGCAGAGGGGAAAGGGATGGACGATTACATTCAGTCCAACGGCGGCGACGCTTTCAGAGACAAGGTGTTACGATTAGCTGTTAACTTTGAAACTTGGGAACGTCAGTTCAAAGAAGACGATTCTGATAACAAAACCTTGTCAGAGTCGGTTTTTGCTGCACAAATCGCCGAAGATTACCGCGCAAGACTGGCTTGGCACGTAGCAAACAAAGCTTGGTACTGGTATGAAGCAGAAAATAAACGCGGGGTCTGGGGTGAAATTCCCGTCGAAGAGGCGATGTCAATTGTTTTAACAGAGTTAGAAACGCGGACACGCCATTTTTCCAGCAAGTTTGTCAACGGCGTTTTGACTTTACTCAAGGCCAAGCTCAGGGTTAATCACTGGGAAGTCCGCAAAGGCTTTATTTGTCTTCAGGATTGTGTGCTTGATGTTAATACCCTCAAAGAGTATCCACATGAGCCGGGATACAGAATGCTTAGTCAGCTACCTTTTAAATGGGCTGACCGCAGTGTAGGTTGTGAAACAGTTAAAGAATGGTTGCTCGAAGCTTGCGAAGGTAAAGCTGACTGGGTGCAAGTAATTCGCGCTGGCATCAATGCCACCGTCACCGAACGCGGCGGAGAGTTACAACGATTCATGGAACTAGTGGGCGCTGGCGGCACTGGCAAAGGTACTCTATTACGGCTGGTACAAGCGCTACTTGGCAGGGAAAACTACGCAATTACAGAACTGAAGCAGTTGGAGCAAAACCGCTTTGAAACTGCGGCTCTCTACGGCAAGAAAGCTGTGTTTATCACTGACTCTGAGCGCTACACAGGTGATGTTAGCACTCTCAAGAAATTGACCGGCGATGATGAGCTGCGACACGAGAAAAAAGGAATCCAGCAAACAGGCAGCTTTAGATTTAGTGGGGTGGTCTGGATTGCCGCTAACGAAATCATTCAAAGCAGTGATTACACTAACGCGCTGGCCCGCCGTCGTCTGTCAATGCCTTTTGAGCGGGTGGTTCCTCAAAATGAGCGCCGCCCTTTAGAAAAGGAATTTCAACCATACTTGCCTGGGGTATTGCAATGGGTTTTAGAGATGCCAGCAAAAGATGTCGCCGCTTATGTGGGTGACACTAACAAACTAGTACCTTCACTCGCCTCATTTAGCACAGAGGTATTGTTAAGCACTAATCCTCTGGCGGATTGGGCTAATGACTGTCTTTACTATGACCTAAACGCACAAACGCAAATCGGTGATAACGGTCAAAGTGCTGAATTGTTCCTCTATCCTAACTACTGCGAATGGGCGCAGCGTAATTCTCACGGCATCATGACCAAGCAACGATTCTCAGCAATTTTGCTCAATCTGCTGAAATCTCAACTCAATATTAATGCCGCAAAAGTCAGAAACAAGAAAGGACGTTTTATCACTAAAATTGCTATTCGGCAGCCAGGACATGACTTTCCGCTCTTAGTGTCAGAAAAAGATGCTGACCTAAATGCTGACCTTAGTAAAAGTAGTGCTAACCCAGTGCTGACTGAAATGCTAACCGAAAGTGTTGATAGTGCTGATTTTCAGGGCGGTGCTGACCTTTTGGCTCATAGTAACGCAGTTGACACCACCAACCAACACTACTTGATGAACACTACTAGCAGTCAAAATCAGGAGGATAAGCCAGCACAGTCAGCACATCCAGCACCAGCAAGAGTTTCAGCCAGCACCCATGCCAGCACCACACAAAAAGAAGTCAGCACCACACAACGAATTATTGAGGCTTGGGAGGACAAGTCAGCCTTGGGCGAAATCGTTCTAAGCCTTGATAGTGCTGAATTACAGCAAATAACCAAAGGTTTCAGCCCTGAACGACTCCAATATATTAAGGATGCAGCTAATACCGTGTGGCGACTCGGCGCGGACTCTCAAGCTGACTACAACGGCGAACTAGTCTACATCTGGGAGTGCGGGCAATCAAATGATGTCCGCATCGGTACTAAACAAAAGCCAGGGGCGAGGGTTAGACGCGCTCATCTGCGCCCTTGGTTGGACATTTGA
- a CDS encoding helix-turn-helix domain-containing protein: protein MPVRNKIKQFVDDRGITRYQFRKDTGLSATTVYALYDNPWQVPHVTAMNKICDTYRVQPSELIEWVPPEEVSDRVQKTK from the coding sequence ATGCCAGTTAGGAATAAAATCAAGCAGTTTGTTGATGATAGGGGCATTACCCGTTATCAGTTCAGAAAAGATACAGGGCTATCTGCAACCACAGTTTACGCTTTGTATGACAATCCCTGGCAAGTACCACACGTAACCGCGATGAACAAAATTTGTGACACTTATCGCGTTCAACCTAGCGAGTTAATCGAGTGGGTTCCACCAGAAGAAGTCAGCGATCGCGTACAAAAAACAAAATAA
- a CDS encoding ribbon-helix-helix domain-containing protein, whose amino-acid sequence MPSKKPRVMVYLDPDKHEFLKEWAEDEHRTVNNLITMLLEQAIDKKKEEKEDK is encoded by the coding sequence ATGCCTAGTAAAAAGCCGCGAGTCATGGTTTACCTTGACCCAGATAAGCACGAGTTTCTTAAGGAATGGGCTGAGGATGAGCATAGAACCGTTAACAACCTCATAACAATGCTGCTTGAGCAAGCGATAGACAAGAAAAAGGAGGAAAAGGAGGACAAATAA
- a CDS encoding ribbon-helix-helix domain-containing protein, whose translation MATKKPRLTIYLASQELLDDLQTIADEQQRSVSNLASIALADWIAQYKERKKEDK comes from the coding sequence ATGGCTACAAAAAAACCACGATTAACAATTTATTTGGCATCACAGGAATTATTAGACGACCTACAGACAATTGCCGACGAGCAACAACGATCCGTTTCCAATCTTGCTAGCATCGCGCTTGCGGATTGGATAGCTCAATATAAAGAACGAAAAAAGGAGGACAAATAA